The sequence below is a genomic window from Deinococcus apachensis DSM 19763.
CCGAAATACCGGATCTTTCCCGCGCGCTGAAGGTCCGTCAACGCCGAGAGGGTCTCCTCGTCACTGGTGGTGGGGTCCCAGCGGTGGATCTGGTAGAGGTCGATGTGATCGACACCGAGGCGGCGCAGGCTGTTCTCCACCGCAGTGACGAGCCAGCGTCGTGAGCCGCCCCGGTGGTTGCGCCCGTCCCCCATTGGCAGGCTGGCCTTTGTGGCCAGCACGATGTCGTCACGGCGCCCGGCAATGGCCCTGCCGACCATCTCCTCGGACTCGCCGCCGCTGTACACGTCGGCGGTGTCGATGAAGTTGATCCCGGCGCCCAGGGCGGCATCGACAAGGGCGGTGACTTCCTCCTGAGTAGTGCGTCCGATCTGGCCGAAGTTCATCGCGCCGAGCGCGAGCGAGCTGACCTGGACGCCGGTGCGGCCGAGGATGCGGTAGTGCATGAGATTGTTCCTCCAGAGTGGGGCCGTGATGGCCGAACGGGGCGTAGTCGCCGGGCCTCCGTTCGGGTACCATGCCCAAGCGGAACGACGTTCCAATAAAATACGGAACGATGTTCCGCTTGTCAAATAGTGTGATGGAGGGAGGCGGTACAGTGATGGAGAGGGACGAGCGAGCAGGACAAGACACCCGGCCTAGGCGGGCCGATGCTCGGCGGAACGAGCAGACGCTGCTTGACGCCGCTGCCGCCCTCTTTGTCACGTCCGGCGTCAATGTGCCGATACGTGACATCGCGGCCAAAGCTGGCGTCGGAACGGGCACCATCTACCGGCACTTCCCGACCCGGGCGGACCTGATCGTCGCCGTCTATCGCCATCAAGTTGAAGGCTGCGCCGAGGCTGGTCCAGCCCTACTTGCCAGCAGCCCCACGCCTTTCGAGGCGCTGAGGCAATGGATCAACCTCTTCGTTGACTTCCTCA
It includes:
- a CDS encoding TetR/AcrR family transcriptional regulator, which encodes MERDERAGQDTRPRRADARRNEQTLLDAAAALFVTSGVNVPIRDIAAKAGVGTGTIYRHFPTRADLIVAVYRHQVEGCAEAGPALLASSPTPFEALRQWINLFVDFLITKHGLAAVMQSDQPSFNALHASFLDQLVPVCAVLLDAAVMAGEIRQGVEAYELMRGVGNLCIGAGNDPRYNARRLVELLIAGLRTPEGLLDQVEHR